The Synechocystis sp. PCC 7509 genome includes a window with the following:
- a CDS encoding ABC transporter ATP-binding protein, protein MAEIAVQVSNLDFSWHQGEQVLTSCSLEVPKGEFWMLLGTNGSGKSTLLKLLAGLLTPKSGLVQVLPPVGFVFQNPDHQLVMPTVGADVAFGLVEEQLPILQVRQRVEEALTAVNMLALQRRPIYALSGGQKQRVAIAGAIARQCEVLLLDEPTALLDPDSQLELVAQVRNLVKSRGLTALWVTHRLEELNYCDGAFLLERGCLVDRGDAQRLKQRLIQEPPPLD, encoded by the coding sequence ATGGCGGAGATTGCCGTTCAAGTCAGCAATTTAGATTTTAGTTGGCATCAAGGAGAGCAAGTTTTGACCTCTTGCTCTTTAGAAGTACCAAAAGGTGAATTTTGGATGCTTTTAGGGACAAATGGCAGTGGCAAATCTACTTTACTCAAATTGTTAGCAGGGTTGCTAACACCTAAATCGGGACTTGTACAAGTTCTGCCTCCAGTGGGCTTCGTCTTCCAAAACCCCGACCATCAATTAGTCATGCCCACGGTGGGCGCAGATGTAGCTTTTGGATTGGTGGAAGAACAACTGCCAATATTGCAAGTGCGGCAAAGAGTGGAAGAAGCTTTAACCGCCGTCAATATGCTGGCATTACAAAGAAGACCAATTTATGCTCTTAGTGGCGGACAAAAGCAACGAGTAGCGATCGCCGGAGCGATCGCCCGCCAGTGCGAAGTGTTGCTATTAGACGAACCTACAGCTTTACTCGATCCTGATAGCCAATTGGAATTAGTAGCTCAAGTACGAAATTTAGTTAAAAGTCGCGGTTTAACAGCCTTGTGGGTGACTCATCGCTTAGAGGAGTTAAATTACTGCGATGGTGCATTTTTGCTAGAGCGAGGTTGTTTAGTAGATCGTGGCGACGCGCAACGCTTAAAGCAACGTTTGATCCAAGAACCACCGCCCTTAGATTAA
- a CDS encoding NYN domain-containing protein has protein sequence MPPSLPEAVLLVDGYNMIGAWSYLKKTRDRLGLEAARGELVSALINYSALQGYATQVVFDAQYQNTCSSQETINDNLLVHYTDFGQTADTYIEKSCAALRPYLKQSHLCRLIVATSDRVQQLVVVGYGAEWMSAQQLNYEVESTLKTSLSKHKQRKHSASRFLANSIDAKARQKLAEMRRGL, from the coding sequence ATGCCACCCTCTTTACCCGAAGCTGTTTTGTTAGTAGACGGCTATAACATGATTGGCGCTTGGTCTTATTTAAAAAAAACTCGCGATCGCCTTGGACTGGAAGCTGCACGCGGGGAATTGGTTTCAGCACTCATAAACTATAGTGCTTTACAAGGCTATGCAACTCAAGTTGTATTCGATGCCCAGTATCAAAATACTTGTAGCAGCCAAGAAACAATTAACGACAATTTATTAGTACACTACACTGATTTTGGTCAGACTGCTGATACTTATATAGAGAAGTCCTGCGCGGCGTTGCGTCCTTATTTAAAACAATCTCACCTCTGTCGGCTGATTGTCGCCACCAGCGACCGCGTCCAGCAGCTAGTAGTAGTCGGCTATGGGGCAGAATGGATGTCTGCCCAGCAATTAAATTATGAGGTCGAATCGACCCTCAAAACTTCTCTGAGCAAGCATAAGCAACGCAAACATTCCGCTAGTCGGTTTTTGGCTAATTCCATTGATGCCAAAGCTAGGCAAAAGCTCGCTGAAATGCGCCGGGGCTTGTAG
- a CDS encoding Npun_F0813 family protein, protein MFILKRQDVEIFNIKHPTLNQLIPIINYQRQTFRLLQIFPLNQAQEALALWRDLTDNKGKACILLEEPDRYTLWGKIKPEQLNISNKVGEVSHKSLVKGSLLLLQAVYTDIEDLLGTKQANLFQKDFKDFLDKVDLIEKSPEAVNYLLAIDPLSVEQLPVWQEAQLLNLLQETHRLGKRYFGDSEFTKNALDSLEDMSKDEQSGFVQWLNQSSLGKLWQ, encoded by the coding sequence ATGTTTATTTTGAAAAGACAAGATGTAGAAATTTTTAACATCAAACACCCAACCCTCAACCAACTTATTCCGATTATTAATTATCAAAGGCAGACTTTTCGTTTGCTGCAAATATTCCCTCTCAACCAGGCACAAGAAGCTTTAGCTTTATGGCGAGACTTGACAGATAACAAAGGCAAAGCCTGCATTCTGCTTGAAGAACCTGATCGCTACACACTTTGGGGAAAAATTAAACCAGAACAGCTAAATATTAGCAACAAAGTTGGTGAAGTCTCTCATAAATCTTTAGTTAAAGGCAGCTTGTTATTGTTGCAAGCAGTTTATACAGATATTGAAGACCTTTTAGGCACTAAGCAAGCAAATTTATTTCAAAAAGATTTTAAAGACTTTCTCGACAAAGTAGATTTAATTGAAAAATCTCCCGAAGCAGTCAATTACTTACTAGCTATCGATCCGCTTAGTGTCGAACAATTACCTGTTTGGCAAGAAGCTCAATTACTCAACCTTTTGCAAGAAACTCATCGCCTTGGTAAAAGATATTTTGGCGACAGCGAATTTACTAAAAATGCCCTAGACAGCTTAGAAGATATGTCAAAAGATGAACAATCGGGGTTTGTACAGTGGCTAAATCAATCAAGCCTTGGTAAGCTGTGGCAGTAA
- the cutA gene encoding divalent-cation tolerance protein CutA, translated as MDNNPQLLSSASYGVVLVSASSQIEAEKIATALVESQLAACVSLMPITSIYTWQNKLHQDQEWQLIIKTKQAMFAAIINTIQELHSYEVPEIIALPLIAGSQSYLQWISKQVKQSEEV; from the coding sequence ATGGACAATAATCCTCAACTTCTCTCTAGCGCTAGTTATGGTGTAGTCCTAGTCAGCGCCAGTTCGCAAATTGAAGCAGAGAAAATTGCTACAGCTTTGGTAGAATCTCAACTAGCAGCTTGTGTTAGTTTAATGCCGATTACTTCTATTTACACCTGGCAGAACAAACTACATCAAGACCAGGAATGGCAACTAATAATTAAAACTAAGCAAGCAATGTTTGCCGCAATTATCAATACAATTCAAGAACTACATTCCTACGAAGTGCCAGAAATTATTGCCCTTCCCTTGATTGCAGGCTCTCAATCTTATCTCCAGTGGATTTCAAAACAAGTCAAGCAGTCTGAAGAAGTATAA
- a CDS encoding DUF2839 domain-containing protein — MGESKRRKTALKEKYGQEERFLPWLPISKGKAQQFVDWSTRGAWIGIGLLVVWWLTVLFFGPALGWWQVN; from the coding sequence ATGGGCGAATCAAAACGGCGTAAGACTGCACTAAAAGAAAAATACGGGCAAGAAGAAAGATTTTTGCCCTGGTTGCCAATTAGCAAAGGAAAAGCACAACAGTTTGTAGACTGGAGTACTCGTGGTGCTTGGATTGGGATTGGTTTGTTGGTTGTGTGGTGGTTGACAGTATTATTTTTTGGACCAGCTTTAGGCTGGTGGCAAGTCAACTAG
- a CDS encoding response regulator transcription factor has product MTKILVIEDEQLVRENILDLLEAEGFDGVGAENGHVGVTWAWDCKPDLIICDVMMPELDGYDVLKLLRKEPVTATIPFIFLTAKADKDDFRQGMQLGADDYLTKPFTSAELLGAIAARLERKAATARQAEKRLEELRKSLTSKPKYTSTAVFDNEFAALKQSQFTGQLTVKGDGDIEWIFYLYLGRLLYATGGTHPLRRWQRNISTYCPHITSYQENVPSATYLPTEYSLLTLWLERKQISREQVAQVIRAIVQEVLFDSMQAKQLNYQIQPKENSSAQLLLIDAEQATAAARQSWQIWQSAKFADISPNQAPIIKRPEELQQKVSIAAYQQLTVLLNGQRSLRELALQMKRQVVEVTSSLLPYIQSGVVELTDITDLPILTTVPPNSATIGQQSNQPLIACIDDSRLVCQTMEKILTADGYQFVSINDPLRALATLLSRKPDLIFLDLVMPNLNGYEICGRLRKIPTFSNTPIIILTSNIIDRVRATGVGCSDYLSKPVKAESVLAIISKHLSCAIENRQEFAL; this is encoded by the coding sequence ATGACAAAAATTTTAGTAATTGAAGATGAGCAGTTAGTTCGAGAAAATATTTTAGACTTGTTAGAAGCTGAAGGCTTTGATGGTGTAGGCGCAGAAAATGGTCATGTAGGCGTAACTTGGGCGTGGGATTGCAAACCCGATTTAATAATTTGTGATGTCATGATGCCAGAACTTGATGGTTACGATGTCCTCAAGCTACTCCGCAAAGAACCCGTTACCGCCACAATTCCCTTTATTTTTCTCACTGCCAAAGCCGATAAAGACGATTTTCGCCAAGGAATGCAACTAGGAGCAGATGATTATTTAACTAAGCCCTTTACTAGCGCTGAATTATTGGGAGCGATCGCTGCGCGGTTAGAACGAAAAGCTGCTACTGCTAGGCAAGCAGAAAAAAGACTAGAAGAATTGCGTAAAAGCCTAACCAGTAAGCCAAAATATACCAGCACGGCGGTTTTTGATAATGAATTTGCTGCTCTTAAGCAATCTCAGTTTACCGGACAGTTGACGGTTAAAGGGGACGGCGATATTGAGTGGATATTTTACCTTTACTTGGGGCGGCTTTTGTATGCAACAGGTGGGACTCATCCCCTACGGCGTTGGCAAAGAAATATCTCAACTTACTGTCCGCACATCACCTCCTATCAAGAAAATGTGCCATCGGCTACATATTTGCCTACCGAGTACTCATTATTGACTTTATGGCTCGAACGCAAACAAATTAGTAGAGAACAAGTAGCTCAAGTAATTCGCGCGATCGTTCAGGAAGTCCTGTTTGATAGTATGCAGGCAAAACAATTAAACTATCAAATTCAACCAAAAGAAAATTCCTCCGCTCAATTACTATTAATTGATGCCGAACAAGCGACGGCGGCGGCGAGGCAAAGTTGGCAAATCTGGCAAAGCGCTAAGTTTGCTGACATATCTCCCAATCAAGCCCCAATCATCAAACGACCAGAAGAATTACAGCAAAAAGTCTCTATAGCTGCCTATCAACAGCTAACAGTTTTACTCAACGGACAGCGTAGTTTGCGGGAGTTAGCTTTACAGATGAAGCGTCAAGTTGTCGAAGTTACATCCTCTTTGCTGCCTTACATTCAGTCTGGCGTAGTAGAATTGACGGATATTACCGACTTGCCTATTTTAACTACTGTGCCGCCCAATTCTGCCACTATTGGACAGCAATCAAACCAGCCTTTGATTGCTTGTATTGATGATAGTCGCTTGGTTTGTCAAACAATGGAAAAGATTTTAACGGCAGATGGCTACCAGTTTGTATCCATAAATGACCCACTTCGAGCCTTAGCAACGCTCCTTTCCCGCAAACCAGATTTAATCTTTTTAGATTTGGTAATGCCTAATCTTAATGGTTATGAGATTTGCGGTCGTTTACGCAAAATTCCAACTTTTAGCAATACGCCGATTATAATTTTGACTAGCAATATTATCGATCGCGTCCGAGCTACGGGGGTGGGTTGCTCTGACTATCTAAGTAAGCCTGTAAAAGCTGAAAGCGTACTGGCGATTATCTCTAAACACTTGTCGTGTGCTATTGAAAACCGCCAAGAGTTCGCACTCTAA
- a CDS encoding family 10 glycosylhydrolase, which produces MKLKKTILSWRKAIATSISSSLVATNIGFYPAQAQTAAYCQFTESAKLEKQNLLQATLKGDTEAQNRYQGLLNQHSRQLQECRSRTWPQVQAIWLRLYPCDLQAGKLDEIMDRIINLGYNQVYVEVFADGQVLLPMGSNRTAWPSVVRAPGSEKVDLLAQAIQKGHERGLKVYAWMFMMNFGYSYGQRSDRQSVLARNGKGQTSLYFVDNESQVFVDPYNLQAKRDYYQLVNEIARRRPDGVLFDYVRYPRGLGANSVITKVQDLWIYGDAAQLALSKRALNSKGLELIGRYAKKGSISVADVAAVDKLYPQESEPLWQGRTPPAPPPIIASPKEDVPSTPTPKAIVLPSAAQRQPRLQWELWQLSVAHAIQGVLDFLAVAAWPVQRQGIKAGAVFFPDANQTVGQGYDSRLQPWHRFPKTLEWHAMAYANCGNAACIAALVQKVTTQAPEAQVIPAIAGVWGKTISNRPSLEAQMQAIRTVAPQVRGVSHFAFSWQEPQLDSERKSCQARRI; this is translated from the coding sequence GTGAAATTAAAAAAAACTATATTGTCTTGGCGAAAGGCGATCGCCACAAGTATTTCTAGTAGTCTAGTGGCTACAAATATTGGTTTTTACCCAGCCCAAGCTCAAACTGCTGCCTACTGCCAGTTTACAGAATCGGCAAAGCTAGAAAAACAAAATTTATTGCAAGCAACACTAAAAGGCGACACAGAGGCTCAAAATCGCTACCAAGGGTTGTTAAATCAACACTCTAGGCAACTGCAAGAATGTCGCAGTCGGACTTGGCCGCAAGTTCAAGCTATATGGCTAAGGTTATATCCTTGCGATTTGCAAGCAGGCAAACTAGACGAAATTATGGATCGGATTATCAACCTAGGCTATAACCAAGTTTATGTTGAAGTTTTTGCCGATGGGCAAGTATTGCTACCAATGGGATCTAATCGTACCGCTTGGCCATCAGTGGTTCGCGCCCCTGGGAGCGAAAAAGTAGACCTTTTAGCTCAAGCAATCCAAAAAGGTCACGAGCGAGGCTTAAAGGTTTACGCTTGGATGTTTATGATGAATTTTGGCTACTCCTATGGTCAAAGAAGCGATCGCCAATCGGTACTAGCTCGAAACGGCAAAGGGCAAACAAGTTTATATTTTGTCGATAATGAAAGCCAAGTTTTTGTCGATCCTTACAACTTGCAAGCCAAAAGAGACTATTACCAATTGGTAAACGAAATCGCGCGTCGTCGCCCAGATGGAGTGTTATTCGATTACGTCCGTTATCCACGAGGTTTGGGCGCAAATTCTGTGATTACCAAAGTTCAAGACCTCTGGATTTATGGCGACGCGGCCCAACTTGCTTTGTCCAAACGAGCGCTAAATTCTAAAGGACTAGAGCTAATCGGACGCTACGCCAAAAAAGGCTCTATATCAGTCGCTGATGTTGCCGCCGTAGACAAACTGTATCCTCAAGAAAGCGAACCCCTGTGGCAAGGGCGCACGCCACCCGCTCCACCGCCTATCATCGCCTCCCCCAAAGAAGATGTACCGTCAACCCCGACCCCAAAGGCGATCGTTTTACCTAGTGCTGCCCAAAGACAGCCGCGCCTGCAATGGGAATTGTGGCAGTTGAGCGTTGCTCATGCAATTCAAGGTGTTTTGGACTTTTTAGCGGTGGCTGCTTGGCCTGTACAGCGTCAAGGAATCAAAGCTGGGGCTGTATTTTTCCCTGATGCCAATCAAACTGTAGGTCAAGGTTATGACTCGCGCTTGCAACCTTGGCATCGATTTCCTAAGACTTTAGAGTGGCACGCTATGGCTTATGCTAACTGCGGCAACGCAGCGTGTATCGCAGCTTTAGTCCAAAAGGTGACAACCCAAGCTCCCGAAGCCCAAGTCATTCCGGCGATCGCTGGAGTTTGGGGAAAAACCATCTCCAATCGCCCCTCCCTAGAAGCCCAAATGCAAGCAATTCGCACTGTTGCGCCCCAAGTGCGCGGTGTAAGTCACTTTGCTTTTTCCTGGCAAGAACCCCAGCTAGACAGCGAACGAAAGTCTTGCCAAGCAAGGCGAATTTAG
- the psb27 gene encoding photosystem II protein Psb27, whose protein sequence is MKRYWSRLIALVLVAVIGLMGCSNNGSNSLSGDYRQDTLSVVNTLRTALDLPEDDPEKAQSQAVAREKINEFSARYQRDTSITVLNSFTTMRTALNSLAGHYSSYPNRPVPQKLKQRLQQEFKQVEASLSRGG, encoded by the coding sequence ATGAAGCGCTACTGGTCGCGTCTAATTGCCTTGGTTTTGGTTGCCGTCATTGGCTTAATGGGCTGTTCTAATAATGGCTCTAATTCCCTAAGTGGAGATTATCGTCAAGACACTTTAAGCGTAGTCAATACTTTAAGAACTGCTTTAGATTTGCCGGAAGATGACCCCGAAAAAGCCCAGTCTCAAGCCGTAGCCAGAGAAAAAATTAATGAATTTTCTGCTCGTTACCAAAGAGATACATCGATTACAGTTCTTAACTCTTTTACTACTATGCGGACAGCATTAAACTCTTTAGCTGGACACTATAGTTCTTATCCCAACCGCCCTGTACCGCAGAAGCTCAAGCAACGCCTACAACAAGAATTTAAGCAAGTAGAAGCAAGTCTTTCTAGAGGTGGCTAA
- the cofH gene encoding 7,8-didemethyl-8-hydroxy-5-deazariboflavin synthase subunit CofH, with the protein MGCLVTTKTIESILENTLNGCDLSATEGVMLLKQTDPNVKSAIKHTADRLRQRQAGDTVTYIINRNINYTNICEQHCSFCAFRRDANAEGSYWLDWEQILAKATDAVERNATEICMQGGLNPAAKINGLSLNYYLRLVTTIKGKYPQLHLHAFSPQEVQFIAKEDNLSYAYVITALKAAGVDSMPGTAAEVLNDEVRRILCPEKTDTATWLEIVSIAHKLGLPTTSTMLSGHIETPEQQIEHLDKLRTLQQTALEKAYPATISEFILLPFVGQEAPKPLRKRVGRDQPVLEDALLLTAVARIMLGNWIPNHQPSWVKLGLTGATEALNWGCNDIGGTLMEEHITTMAGALGGTCMEVETLQKAISSLNNRPYQQRDTLYHPIATNKAL; encoded by the coding sequence ATTGGATGCCTCGTGACGACTAAAACTATTGAGTCAATTCTAGAAAATACCTTGAATGGGTGCGATTTGTCAGCCACTGAAGGAGTAATGTTACTAAAGCAGACCGATCCCAATGTCAAGTCTGCAATCAAACACACCGCCGACCGACTCCGCCAGCGTCAAGCAGGCGATACAGTTACTTATATAATCAACCGCAACATTAACTATACAAATATCTGCGAACAGCATTGTAGTTTCTGCGCCTTTAGGCGTGATGCTAATGCGGAGGGTTCTTACTGGTTGGACTGGGAGCAAATTTTAGCTAAAGCTACCGATGCAGTAGAGCGTAATGCTACAGAAATCTGTATGCAGGGAGGTTTAAACCCCGCCGCTAAAATCAACGGGCTAAGTCTAAATTATTATTTACGTTTAGTTACAACTATCAAAGGCAAATACCCCCAGCTACACCTCCACGCCTTCTCTCCTCAAGAAGTTCAATTTATCGCTAAAGAAGACAACCTTAGTTACGCCTATGTAATTACAGCCTTAAAAGCTGCGGGGGTGGATTCGATGCCCGGTACGGCGGCGGAAGTATTAAACGATGAAGTACGGCGCATTTTATGCCCAGAAAAAACTGATACAGCTACTTGGTTAGAAATTGTTAGTATCGCTCACAAACTAGGTTTACCCACAACTAGCACTATGCTTTCCGGGCATATCGAAACCCCAGAGCAACAAATAGAGCATTTAGATAAATTACGAACTCTGCAACAAACCGCTTTAGAAAAAGCCTACCCTGCAACTATTAGTGAATTTATTTTATTGCCCTTTGTTGGTCAAGAAGCTCCTAAGCCATTACGCAAACGAGTAGGACGCGACCAACCAGTATTAGAAGATGCCTTACTCCTTACCGCCGTAGCGCGAATTATGTTAGGTAATTGGATTCCCAACCATCAACCAAGCTGGGTCAAATTAGGGCTAACCGGAGCAACAGAAGCGCTTAACTGGGGTTGTAACGATATTGGCGGCACATTGATGGAAGAACACATTACAACCATGGCTGGCGCTTTGGGGGGTACGTGCATGGAAGTAGAAACTCTCCAAAAGGCAATTTCTTCGTTAAACAATCGCCCTTATCAGCAAAGAGATACTCTGTACCACCCGATTGCAACTAACAAGGCATTGTAA
- a CDS encoding glycosyltransferase family 39 protein, with protein MKLKTCLLLLLWTTIALGLRLTQLTAKSPWTDEFSTLVFSLGNSYRTVPLDSVVSLDQLLQPLQINPNAGVAQVIHNLLTESNHPPLYFMLAHWWMQLWSTDSGLVSLWVARSLSAIFGALSIPAIYFLSAFAFRSSLVGLLAAAMMAVSPYGIFLAQEARHYTLAILWVIASFGCLVAATKHIQERTKLPILIVISWIVVNTLGIATHYFFVLTLAVEAVILLFWQYRQRKKAFTAPWGQIYAVALGTAIGGIVWLPIFLQNNSKLTEWIENGDKSSILALLNPIFQALAAWITMLSLLPVEASALPVIIASGLVMISFFVWATPLLKHGLVTNLRQPKTRLITQTFMAIVGSAIAIFFFFTYILGIDLTRGARYNFVYFPAVIILVAASLATYWKNSATKLPTNNWSSGKTAVALIWLMGFISAIAVINNLGYQKYYRPDLFLQLVQKTNPSIPVLVATTHKTHVQTGEMMGIAREFKLAKMPNNPEFLLAHQTQDPATSTAVLQNTVSKKLLPFDLWLVNFYAPVKLDRCALQDLKVPVDGYNYQLYHCQDRVVSNW; from the coding sequence GTGAAACTTAAAACTTGTTTACTGCTGCTACTGTGGACAACTATAGCCCTAGGTTTGCGTTTAACTCAACTTACTGCTAAGTCACCTTGGACTGATGAATTTTCGACTTTGGTGTTTAGTTTGGGGAATAGTTATCGCACTGTGCCTTTAGATAGCGTGGTTTCTCTCGATCAACTATTGCAACCATTACAAATAAATCCTAATGCTGGTGTAGCTCAAGTTATTCATAACTTACTGACTGAAAGCAACCATCCACCGCTTTACTTTATGCTGGCTCATTGGTGGATGCAATTATGGTCTACAGATAGCGGATTAGTCTCTTTATGGGTAGCCAGAAGTCTGAGCGCTATATTTGGCGCGTTGTCTATTCCCGCTATTTATTTTCTCAGCGCTTTTGCTTTTCGCTCCTCGTTGGTTGGATTGCTGGCGGCGGCGATGATGGCGGTTTCTCCTTATGGCATTTTTTTAGCTCAAGAAGCCCGTCATTATACCCTTGCCATTTTGTGGGTAATTGCTTCTTTTGGTTGCTTGGTAGCTGCTACAAAGCATATTCAAGAGCGCACAAAACTACCTATCTTAATCGTTATAAGCTGGATAGTAGTCAATACTTTAGGTATTGCTACCCATTACTTTTTTGTTTTAACTTTAGCGGTGGAAGCTGTGATATTGCTTTTTTGGCAATATCGCCAGAGGAAAAAAGCTTTTACTGCTCCCTGGGGACAAATTTACGCTGTGGCGCTAGGTACGGCTATCGGGGGAATAGTTTGGTTGCCAATATTTTTACAAAATAATAGCAAGTTGACAGAATGGATTGAAAATGGCGATAAATCGAGTATTTTGGCGCTATTAAATCCTATTTTTCAAGCATTAGCTGCCTGGATTACGATGTTGTCGTTGCTACCTGTTGAGGCTTCAGCGTTACCAGTAATTATTGCTTCCGGTTTAGTGATGATTAGTTTTTTTGTTTGGGCTACGCCTTTACTCAAGCATGGCTTAGTAACTAATTTACGGCAACCAAAAACTCGTTTAATTACTCAGACATTTATGGCAATTGTCGGCAGTGCGATCGCCATATTTTTCTTTTTCACCTATATTTTAGGTATCGATCTTACTCGTGGCGCTCGTTATAACTTCGTTTATTTTCCCGCCGTAATAATCTTAGTGGCGGCAAGTTTGGCTACCTACTGGAAAAATTCGGCAACTAAACTGCCAACAAATAATTGGTCATCGGGGAAAACTGCTGTAGCCTTAATTTGGTTAATGGGATTTATAAGTGCGATCGCCGTTATTAATAACCTAGGGTATCAAAAGTATTATCGTCCAGACTTGTTTTTGCAGTTGGTACAAAAAACAAATCCTTCTATCCCGGTTTTGGTTGCCACAACACATAAAACTCACGTCCAAACTGGCGAAATGATGGGAATTGCGAGAGAGTTTAAACTTGCTAAAATGCCTAATAATCCTGAGTTTCTTTTAGCCCATCAAACTCAAGATCCTGCTACTTCAACCGCCGTTTTGCAAAACACTGTAAGTAAAAAACTTTTACCCTTTGACTTATGGTTAGTTAATTTTTATGCTCCTGTAAAGCTCGATAGGTGTGCTTTGCAAGACTTAAAAGTTCCGGTAGACGGTTATAATTATCAACTTTATCATTGTCAAGATAGGGTAGTCAGTAATTGGTAA
- a CDS encoding DUF3318 domain-containing protein, which yields MLNKGYYLVGDRTKTIFMEQNAEIRRLLDLMPASGRMMTKIVSKPEQRQIINSPLPLPWQQQRQVYINFDLWRRLSKPQRDLLLLTNISWLTGIKWFKPDISQGVVLAGLLGAAVELVQSDPVGVVIGAGLSAFASAQIWRNSRSSKVELEADEAAIKVAQRRGYSEAEAAQYLLSAIEAVAQIEKRSSLNFVDLIRCQNLRAISGLSPVSVPTSERTDFLQK from the coding sequence GTGTTAAATAAGGGATATTACTTAGTTGGCGATCGCACAAAAACTATTTTTATGGAGCAAAACGCTGAAATTCGCCGCCTGTTAGATTTAATGCCAGCCTCTGGGCGAATGATGACGAAAATTGTTAGTAAACCAGAGCAAAGACAAATAATTAATAGTCCTTTGCCCCTTCCTTGGCAGCAACAACGGCAAGTATATATTAATTTTGATTTGTGGCGGCGTTTATCTAAACCGCAGCGAGACTTATTACTGTTAACCAATATTAGTTGGCTAACAGGGATTAAATGGTTTAAACCAGATATCTCCCAAGGCGTAGTATTAGCTGGGCTACTGGGAGCGGCGGTGGAGTTAGTGCAAAGCGATCCGGTGGGTGTAGTTATTGGTGCAGGATTGAGTGCTTTTGCCTCGGCTCAGATTTGGCGTAATAGTCGCAGTTCTAAAGTAGAGTTAGAAGCAGACGAAGCAGCGATCAAAGTAGCCCAAAGACGCGGTTATTCCGAAGCAGAAGCGGCACAATATTTATTATCAGCAATTGAAGCAGTAGCGCAAATTGAAAAGCGTTCAAGCTTAAACTTTGTAGATTTAATTCGCTGCCAAAATCTCCGAGCAATTTCTGGTTTATCTCCTGTAAGCGTACCCACTTCAGAAAGAACAGATTTTTTACAAAAATAA